One window from the genome of Oceanidesulfovibrio indonesiensis encodes:
- a CDS encoding molybdopterin-dependent oxidoreductase, with product MDELRPRVELSIXNGRVVKVTGDPDHPITRGAICERGRLMLDHIYHPQRLNYPLKRVGKKGEGRWERVSWDQAFDEVAEKLSSLREKYGAETLTFTHGTKRTYHWDCRRFFNLFGSPNTCGVNTICMCPSYATEYATYGGMILGSEVAGARCIV from the coding sequence ATGGACGAATTGCGGCCCCGGGTCGAATTATCGATCNNAAATGGCCGGGTTGTAAAAGTCACAGGCGATCCGGATCATCCCATCACTCGAGGCGCCATCTGCGAACGTGGTCGGCTGATGCTGGATCACATTTATCATCCCCAGCGTTTGAACTATCCCTTGAAGAGAGTCGGCAAAAAGGGAGAAGGCCGTTGGGAACGGGTGAGCTGGGACCAGGCATTTGATGAAGTGGCCGAGAAATTATCGAGCCTCAGAGAAAAGTACGGGGCTGAGACCCTAACCTTCACGCACGGTACAAAGCGGACTTATCACTGGGACTGTCGCCGGTTCTTCAACCTCTTCGGCTCTCCCAACACGTGCGGGGTCAACACCATTTGCATGTGTCCCAGCTACGCCACTGAATACGCCACGTACGGAGGCATGATCCTGGGCAGCGAGGTGGCGGGCGCTCGCTGCATCGTC
- a CDS encoding TetR/AcrR family transcriptional regulator — MNQAARDPKRSARKATHRIGAPPGPRKANLRRAALIEAAGELFVKQGYEATTMDEIASAAGFAKGTLYHYFANKADLLQVLRADFDKTITSRIQAHVESCPAGDWRGRIEAW, encoded by the coding sequence ATGAACCAAGCCGCTCGAGATCCGAAACGATCGGCCCGCAAGGCTACTCATCGGATTGGTGCGCCGCCGGGGCCGCGGAAGGCAAATCTGAGACGCGCAGCGTTGATTGAAGCTGCCGGCGAACTCTTCGTAAAACAAGGCTACGAGGCCACAACAATGGATGAGATCGCATCGGCTGCCGGCTTCGCAAAAGGGACGCTGTATCACTATTTTGCGAACAAGGCCGACCTGCTCCAGGTCTTGCGGGCCGATTTCGATAAAACGATCACGAGCCGCATCCAAGCACACGTGGAAAGCTGCCCTGCCGGTGATTGGCGCGGACGCATCGAGGCCTGGAT